A window of Halomicrobium zhouii genomic DNA:
ATGTGCGACCGGTACACACGCGAGGTCCTAAACTGTCGTCCTCGGCCGTGAGCATGGCGACTCCGGATCCTGATCCCGGAGTCGGCCGGGACCCCAACGTATATGTGAGTCCCCGTCGTCGCCCATACCAAGCCAGTTTGGGTTAACCAAAGCGAGCTTGTTAACCCGCGAATCCACCCATGCCACGAGACACGCTCCTTCTCGTCTGTCGCGAGAGCGAGGGTCGGTCCGCCGTCGAAACGCACCGCGAGCGCCTGCGAACCCGCGGCGTGGCCGACGCCGTCGAAGTCGCCAGGTACCAGCACGAGCCCGTCCGGGAGCTCCGCGACCGGCTCGCCGGCCTCGACGCGGACCGCGTGTTCGCGATTCCGATGTGTCTGTCACACTCACGCGAGACCACGGACGCCATCCCGTCGGCGCTGTCGGCCGTCTCCGCTCCAGTCACCTACTGCGAGCCGGTCGGTCACAGTCCGGCCGTCACCGGGGCGGTCCTGGAACGCGCGACGAGCCACGTCGCGGCCGGCGCTAATGCGTCAATCGTCCTCGTCGGGTTCGGCTCCGGCGGGACGCCGTACAACCGCCAGGCCGTCGAGTACCACGCCGCCCGGATCCGCCGCCAGTCCGACTACGGCGAGGTGATGGCGTGCTACCTGATGCAGAACCCCGCCGTCGAGTGCGTCCGGTACAACGTCTCGACGGACCGCGCCGTCGCCGCACCGA
This region includes:
- a CDS encoding CbiX/SirB N-terminal domain-containing protein, whose translation is MPRDTLLLVCRESEGRSAVETHRERLRTRGVADAVEVARYQHEPVRELRDRLAGLDADRVFAIPMCLSHSRETTDAIPSALSAVSAPVTYCEPVGHSPAVTGAVLERATSHVAAGANASIVLVGFGSGGTPYNRQAVEYHAARIRRQSDYGEVMACYLMQNPAVECVRYNVSTDRAVAAPMFVDPGAATEEEIPAKLELERGGIEYADPLGDHSLVTDAIEAEVARQRVLTDARRGSPHSFEAALRSGAHALASDGEGEPL